Proteins co-encoded in one Ruegeria pomeroyi DSS-3 genomic window:
- a CDS encoding glycosyltransferase family 2 protein — protein sequence MNTSPTWGVVATVKAPEHEILRFAAWHLELGAHRLFLYLDDPDPAVFARLKAHPRIRVFACDDSYWQRRKLSRPVKHQARQTMNARHAYNRADVDWLAHIDVDEFIWSETPIAAVLSGLPDDTLCARMRPIEALAGGDALYKAFIPGGPARDGIVRRLYPTFGAFVKGGFMSHVAGKVFARTGMEKVDFRIHNIFRNKEMNPHQVELDMVDLCHRHGADWDHWIAAYRYRIAQGSYRPDLAPNVPREAGGLSMHELLSGIEEEQGEDGLRAFFDELNACAPEGRARLRAEGMLKHRPLDLDGAMQKQFPK from the coding sequence ATGAACACATCACCGACCTGGGGCGTGGTGGCCACCGTCAAGGCGCCCGAACACGAGATCCTGCGCTTTGCCGCCTGGCACCTGGAACTGGGCGCGCATCGGCTGTTCCTCTATCTCGACGATCCCGATCCGGCGGTCTTTGCGCGGCTGAAGGCGCATCCGCGTATCCGGGTCTTTGCTTGCGACGACAGCTATTGGCAGCGGCGCAAACTGTCCCGCCCGGTCAAGCACCAGGCCCGCCAGACGATGAATGCCCGCCATGCCTATAACCGCGCCGATGTGGACTGGCTGGCCCATATCGACGTCGACGAATTCATCTGGTCTGAAACCCCGATCGCCGCTGTTCTGTCCGGCCTGCCCGATGACACGCTCTGCGCCCGGATGCGCCCGATCGAGGCATTGGCCGGAGGCGATGCGCTCTACAAGGCCTTCATCCCCGGCGGTCCGGCCCGCGACGGCATTGTGCGCCGCCTCTACCCGACCTTCGGCGCCTTTGTAAAAGGCGGCTTCATGAGCCATGTGGCCGGCAAGGTCTTTGCCCGCACCGGCATGGAGAAGGTCGATTTCCGCATCCACAACATCTTTCGCAACAAGGAAATGAACCCGCACCAGGTGGAACTGGACATGGTCGACCTGTGCCACCGGCACGGCGCCGACTGGGACCACTGGATCGCCGCCTATCGCTATCGCATCGCCCAAGGCTCCTATCGTCCCGACCTGGCCCCCAATGTCCCGCGCGAGGCCGGCGGGCTGAGCATGCACGAATTGCTGAGCGGTATCGAAGAAGAACAAGGCGAGGACGGCTTGCGCGCCTTTTTCGACGAGTTGAATGCCTGCGCCCCCGAAGGCCGGGCGCGGCTGAGGGCCGAGGGGATGCTGAAGCACCGCCCGCTTGACCTCGACGGGGCGATGCAAAAACAGTTTCCAAAATAG
- a CDS encoding SDR family NAD(P)-dependent oxidoreductase, with amino-acid sequence MTHTAVITGGNKGIGADLAQALLARDYTVISISRHTPEVTHPRLHSVEADLLDPQAVAGAAAQVAASHQVTHLIHNAGLIWPNLIEEAEPSDITGLAQLHLGSALTLLKAFLPAMKARQFGRVMFNGSRAALGAPTRTAYGATKAGMIGMARTWALELAPHGITVNVVAPGPILTDNFWGIVEKDSPQQEALAKRIPMGRLGRVDDVTRAFLFFCDPENSFVTGQTLYVCGGASVGSLQI; translated from the coding sequence ATGACCCATACCGCCGTCATCACCGGGGGCAACAAGGGCATCGGCGCCGATCTGGCGCAGGCGCTCTTGGCGCGTGACTACACCGTCATCTCGATCTCGCGCCACACGCCCGAGGTCACCCACCCGCGCCTCCACTCGGTCGAGGCCGATCTGTTGGACCCGCAGGCAGTGGCAGGTGCCGCCGCACAAGTGGCTGCCAGTCACCAGGTCACCCACCTGATCCACAATGCGGGCCTGATCTGGCCCAACCTGATCGAAGAGGCCGAGCCCTCGGACATTACCGGGCTGGCGCAATTGCATCTGGGATCCGCCCTGACCCTGCTCAAGGCGTTTCTGCCCGCGATGAAGGCGCGCCAGTTCGGGCGGGTGATGTTCAACGGCTCACGCGCCGCGCTCGGGGCGCCCACGCGCACCGCCTATGGCGCCACCAAGGCGGGCATGATCGGCATGGCCCGCACCTGGGCGCTGGAGCTGGCCCCGCATGGCATCACCGTCAACGTGGTGGCGCCAGGCCCGATCCTGACCGACAATTTCTGGGGCATCGTCGAAAAGGACAGCCCCCAGCAAGAAGCGCTGGCCAAACGCATTCCCATGGGCCGCCTTGGCCGCGTCGACGACGTCACCCGCGCCTTTCTATTCTTCTGCGATCCCGAAAACAGCTTTGTCACCGGCCAGACCCTCTATGTCTGCGGCGGCGCCAGTGTCGGGTCACTTCAGATCTGA
- a CDS encoding cyclase family protein, producing MSTLTDFATRIASGEIRVVDLTHTLDPDFPVIILPPEFGQCARFRMEEISAYDHRGPAWKWHNITMSEHTGTHFDAPAHWISGRDLPRAAVDEIDPADFIGPVCVIDCSDGAAEDEDFELTVPLIEGWEAVHGRIPAGAWVLMRTDWSKRRGAAYLNMREDGPHSPGPTPEAIRFLIDQRDIRGFGVETVGTDAGQGSHYTPPYPAHYYLHGAGRYGLQCLSDLDQLPPTGAVLIAAPLKIKNGTGSPLRVLALVEET from the coding sequence ATGAGCACTCTGACCGATTTCGCCACCCGCATCGCCAGCGGAGAGATCCGGGTGGTCGACCTGACCCACACGCTCGACCCCGATTTCCCGGTCATCATCCTGCCGCCCGAGTTCGGCCAATGCGCCCGCTTTCGCATGGAAGAGATCAGCGCCTATGACCATCGCGGCCCGGCGTGGAAGTGGCACAATATCACGATGTCCGAACATACCGGCACCCATTTCGACGCGCCCGCGCACTGGATCTCGGGCCGCGACCTGCCGCGTGCGGCGGTGGACGAGATCGACCCGGCCGATTTCATCGGCCCGGTCTGTGTCATCGACTGTTCCGACGGCGCGGCAGAGGACGAGGATTTCGAACTGACCGTTCCCCTGATCGAAGGCTGGGAAGCCGTCCATGGCCGCATCCCCGCCGGGGCCTGGGTGCTGATGCGCACCGACTGGTCGAAACGGCGTGGCGCCGCATACCTCAACATGCGCGAGGACGGGCCGCATTCGCCGGGGCCGACCCCCGAGGCCATCCGCTTCCTGATCGACCAGCGCGACATTCGCGGCTTTGGCGTGGAAACGGTGGGCACCGATGCCGGACAGGGCAGCCATTACACCCCGCCCTATCCGGCGCATTACTACCTGCATGGTGCGGGCCGCTATGGGCTGCAATGCCTCTCGGACCTCGACCAGCTACCGCCCACCGGCGCGGTGCTGATCGCCGCGCCCCTCAAGATCAAGAACGGCACCGGCAGCCCGCTCAGGGTACTGGCGCTGGTGGAGGAGACATGA
- a CDS encoding SDR family oxidoreductase produces the protein MTHPLSPPPRKDPQKRSVSPTRPPEVRSRAALHLTAAAAEGRFALQRCADCGKVQYPPRDACSACLSTDLPWQDMAPGGTLIAETTVQTSPRLYFRERMPWRAGTVQLDDGPTVLAHIHGDVARHARVRITARLDQSGQGVLVALPETDTPNMEDDPLMRALSADPKHRRVLITDARSAQASALARALQKAGAAIIFAGEPESWRPYPQRAELEALGVQILPMDVTDTASVQKLAGEIGGKTDILINTARFLRPGGVLDRGDTGFARDELEVNYLGLMRLAQAFGPGMCARAADGVNAAAAWVNLLSVGALSNARPFGAYSASQAGAYSLSQSLRAEFRPSGLRVMNVFFGPTEEDDWYQPLPPPRVTAYALARSVVDGLQRGLEDVWCGDIAQDLRDRFRRDPKVLEREMTLGGEGA, from the coding sequence ATGACCCATCCCCTGTCCCCGCCGCCCAGGAAAGACCCGCAGAAACGCTCGGTCTCACCGACTCGCCCGCCCGAGGTACGCTCGCGCGCCGCGCTCCACCTGACCGCCGCCGCCGCCGAGGGGCGGTTTGCCCTGCAACGCTGCGCCGACTGCGGCAAGGTGCAATACCCGCCGCGCGATGCCTGTTCCGCCTGCCTGAGCACAGACCTGCCGTGGCAGGACATGGCGCCGGGCGGGACCCTGATCGCCGAGACCACGGTGCAGACCTCGCCCCGGCTTTACTTTCGCGAGCGGATGCCGTGGCGCGCGGGCACCGTGCAGCTCGATGACGGCCCCACCGTGCTCGCCCATATCCATGGCGACGTGGCGCGCCACGCCCGGGTGCGCATCACCGCCCGGCTCGACCAGTCGGGACAGGGCGTGCTGGTCGCCCTGCCCGAAACCGACACCCCGAACATGGAGGACGATCCGCTGATGCGTGCCCTCTCTGCCGATCCCAAACACCGCCGCGTGCTGATCACCGACGCCCGCAGCGCCCAGGCGTCCGCGCTGGCGCGCGCCCTGCAAAAGGCGGGTGCCGCGATCATCTTCGCCGGTGAGCCAGAAAGCTGGCGACCCTATCCGCAGCGCGCCGAGCTGGAGGCGCTGGGGGTGCAGATCCTGCCGATGGACGTGACCGACACCGCATCGGTGCAGAAACTGGCGGGCGAGATCGGCGGCAAGACCGATATCCTGATCAACACCGCCCGCTTTCTGCGCCCCGGCGGGGTGCTGGACCGGGGCGATACCGGCTTTGCCCGCGATGAGCTGGAGGTGAATTACCTTGGCCTCATGCGGCTGGCGCAGGCATTCGGCCCCGGCATGTGCGCCCGCGCCGCCGACGGGGTGAACGCCGCCGCCGCATGGGTCAACCTGCTGAGCGTCGGCGCGCTGAGCAATGCGCGCCCCTTCGGCGCCTATTCCGCCAGCCAGGCGGGGGCCTATTCGCTCAGCCAGTCGCTGCGCGCCGAATTCCGGCCCTCGGGCCTCAGGGTGATGAACGTGTTCTTCGGCCCCACCGAAGAGGACGACTGGTACCAGCCGCTGCCGCCGCCGCGCGTCACCGCATACGCCTTGGCCCGCTCGGTCGTGGACGGGCTGCAACGCGGGCTGGAGGACGTCTGGTGCGGCGACATCGCCCAGGACCTGCGCGACCGTTTCCGCCGCGACCCCAAGGTGCTGGAACGCGAAATGACGCTGGGAGGAGAAGGCGCATGA
- a CDS encoding thiolase family protein has protein sequence MARPASYEGVALVAPFSTPYQRYSIDTAHHWIATALRGSLRAAGLKPADLDGFQVASFTLFPDTAVGLTQHLGLCPRWLDHIPMGGASAGVALRRAARAVQAGDAEIIACVAGDTNHIDSFRQLLSSFSRFAMDASYPYGYGGPNASFALLTDRYMTEYGATREDFGRICVAQRANALKNPNAVMKKPLTMEQYLDARPIADPIALFDCVMPCAGAEAFLVMSEDRAQSLNLPYARLAAAIERHNAHADDPIQLRGGWTMDVDVLWDQAGMGPQEMDLVQTYDDYPVISMMQIEDLGFCAKGDGPAFLRDKGLTVAGDFPHNTSGGQLSGGQAGAAGGFIGMVEAIRQVTGQADGTQVPGAERALVSGFGMINFDRGLCSSAAVLTSGARA, from the coding sequence ATGGCACGACCTGCCAGCTATGAGGGCGTGGCGCTGGTGGCGCCCTTCTCGACGCCCTATCAGCGCTATTCCATCGACACCGCGCATCACTGGATCGCCACCGCCCTGCGCGGGTCCTTGCGGGCGGCGGGTCTGAAACCCGCTGATCTAGACGGGTTCCAGGTCGCCTCCTTCACACTTTTCCCTGATACCGCTGTCGGGCTGACCCAGCATCTAGGCCTCTGCCCGCGCTGGCTTGATCACATCCCGATGGGCGGCGCCTCGGCCGGGGTGGCGCTGCGCCGGGCGGCGCGTGCGGTGCAGGCAGGCGACGCCGAGATCATCGCCTGCGTGGCGGGCGACACCAACCACATCGACAGTTTCCGCCAACTGCTGTCAAGCTTCTCGCGCTTTGCCATGGATGCCAGCTATCCCTATGGCTACGGCGGCCCGAACGCGAGCTTTGCCCTGCTCACCGACCGCTACATGACCGAATACGGCGCCACGCGCGAGGATTTCGGGCGCATCTGCGTGGCCCAGCGCGCCAATGCGCTGAAAAACCCCAACGCGGTGATGAAGAAACCCCTGACGATGGAGCAATACCTGGATGCCCGCCCCATCGCTGACCCGATCGCGCTCTTTGACTGCGTGATGCCCTGCGCGGGGGCCGAGGCGTTTCTGGTCATGTCCGAGGATCGGGCGCAATCGCTGAACCTGCCCTATGCACGGCTGGCGGCAGCGATTGAGCGCCACAATGCCCATGCCGACGACCCGATCCAGCTGCGCGGAGGCTGGACGATGGATGTGGATGTGCTCTGGGATCAGGCCGGAATGGGACCGCAGGAGATGGATCTGGTACAGACCTATGACGACTATCCGGTGATTTCGATGATGCAGATCGAGGATCTGGGCTTCTGCGCCAAGGGCGACGGCCCGGCCTTTTTGCGTGACAAGGGTTTGACCGTGGCGGGCGATTTCCCCCACAACACCTCGGGCGGCCAGCTTTCCGGCGGTCAGGCCGGGGCGGCAGGCGGCTTCATCGGCATGGTCGAGGCGATCCGCCAGGTCACCGGACAGGCGGACGGCACGCAGGTGCCGGGCGCGGAACGGGCGCTGGTGTCGGGCTTTGGCATGATCAACTTCGACCGCGGCCTGTGTTCCAGCGCCGCCGTCCTGACCAGCGGAGCGCGCGCATGA